Proteins from a single region of Oreochromis niloticus isolate F11D_XX linkage group LG7, O_niloticus_UMD_NMBU, whole genome shotgun sequence:
- the LOC100693969 gene encoding protein FAM180A, translating to MLPWKMLIVALFWNCIEAGATQRRANALFPAARSIKGGVTPVVNPTFISSISDAHLLFEILMTGIHFESSGAFSVTDAELASLQKTRNLNLISEEIIPKKLPDILRLISGLSNHTGCLHQDDFECTVLTLVYTAHQMVSSATEYQSDVWAESFVSLYKSIKKDLTLRN from the exons ATGCTGCCCTGGAAGATGCTTATAGTTGCTCTTTTCTGGAACTGCATCGAGGCAGGTGCCACACAACGTCGGGCTAATG CCCTATTTCCAGCTGCAAGAAGCATAAAAGGAGGAGTGACACCTGTGGTGAACCCCACTTTCATCAGCTCCATCAGTGATGCTCATCTGTTGTTTGAG ATACTGATGACTGGCATACATTTTGAATCCAGTGGAGCGTTTTCGGTCACAGATGCTGAACTAGCTTCCCTTCAGAAGACAAGAAACCTGAATTTAATCAGTGAAGAGATCATTCCGAAAAAGCTACCAGACATATTGAGACTCATATCCGGTCTTTCAAATCATACTGGCTGCCTGCATCAGGACGATTTTGAGTGCACTGTCTTAACTTTGGTGTACACTGCCCATCAGATGGTCAGCTCCGCTACTGAATACCAAAGTGACGTGTGGGCAGAGTCCTTTGTAAGCCTATACAAATCCATCAAGAAGGATCTGACACTGAGAAACTGA